The following coding sequences lie in one Apium graveolens cultivar Ventura chromosome 1, ASM990537v1, whole genome shotgun sequence genomic window:
- the LOC141719625 gene encoding pathogenesis-related thaumatin-like protein 3.5 produces MAFSHLLLLLIFLLGADGITFTLKNNCGATIWPGILTSYDAPSLLNGGLELKAGGTKNITAPNNWSGKFWARDGCNFDNNGIGKCAVGDCGGTLHCQGKEGAPPVSLAEFVLGSDSDTYDISLVDGYNMEVSVEPLGGNGNCSKISCSVDLSQCPQQMQYKVEGKVVACLSPCLVFNNPMACCTGEFSDPQKCQGNSYTDVFKSSCPLAYNFAFDDATKSYTCSGANYVVSFC; encoded by the coding sequence GTGCTGATGGTATAACATTCACATTAAAGAACAACTGTGGAGCAACTATATGGCCTGGAATTCTAACAAGCTACGATGCCCCTTCTCTACTCAACGGAGGTCTGGAGCTCAAAGCAGGGGGAACCAAAAACATAACAGCCCCTAATAACTGGTCAGGCAAATTTTGGGCTCGTGATGGATGCAACTTCGACAATAATGGCATTGGAAAATGTGCAGTGGGAGACTGCGGTGGCACCTTACACTGTCAAGGAAAAGAAGGCGCACCTCCAGTGTCATTGGCTGAATTTGTTCTAGGTTCCGATAGCGATACATATGATATTAGCCTGGTGGATGGCTACAACATGGAGGTGTCAGTTGAGCCACTTGGCGGAAATGGTAATTGCAGTAAGATTTCATGCAGTGTTGATTTGAGCCAGTGTCCGCAACAGATGCAGTATAAAGTTGAAGGAAAAGTTGTGGCATGTTTGTCGCCATGTTTGGTTTTTAATAATCCTATGGCTTGTTGTACTGGTGAGTTCAGTGATCCTCAAAAGTGTCAGGGCAACAGTTATACTGATGTTTTTAAGTCTAGTTGTCCTTTGGCTTATAACTTTGCTTTTGATGATGCTACCAAATCTTATACCTGCAGTGGAGCTAATTATGTGGTTTCATTTTGTTGA
- the LOC141662047 gene encoding transcription factor bHLH129-like: MYTLTGSDAIPKELNNLYFSSNFNHKPENNSNFSGSNLSRYRSAPSSIFDILLDEVKIDLNSSELKYGVDLKQEVVDLDGSAFFNVPDMGYVIPGEDSGVCNVDKSFRGSEEVKKNSNLTRQSSSPAGYLSNLVAEIEYGAMENLGGSFDANKRIRTDVNTTASRSSNHVNFSTGSSSKSRFMPHTTEKIATSCQQNVQLSSGQNQEWPRDCTFTGSKRNRDGEVKMLSNINGLNNQSEASKHYSSGLLHQFSLPSTSGEMETIENLLHFQQDSGVPCRTRAKRGFATHPRSIAERMRRTRISERMKKLQDLFPNMDKQANTADMLDLAVEYIKDLQKEVKTLNETRDRCTCSR; this comes from the exons ATGTATACACTAACTGGGTCAGATGCAATCCCAAAAGAACTCAACAATCTTTACTTCTCTTCCAATTTCAATCACAAACCGGAAAATAATAGTAATTTTTCGGGTTCTAACTTATCCCGATACAGATCTGCTCCGAGTTCAATTTTTGATATTTTACTTGATGAAGTGAAAATTGATTTGAATTCAAGTGAATTGAAATATGGGGTTGATTTGAAACAAGAAGTTGTGGATTTAGATGGGTCGGCTTTTTTTAATGTTCCGGATATGGGGTATGTTATTCCGGGTGAGGATAGTGGTGTTTGTAATGTGGATAAGTCGTTTAGAGGATCGGAAGAGGTGAAGAAAAACTCGAATTTGACAAGACAAAGTAGTTCCCCAGCAGGGTACTTGTCAAATTTGGTTGCAGAAATTG AATACGGTGCCATGGAAAACTTGGGTGGAAGTTTTGATGCTAATAAACGGATAAGGACGGACGTCAATACGACAGCTAGTAGGTCGAGTAATCATGTAAACTTTTCTACCGGATCATCTTCTAAATCAAGGTTCATGCCTCATACCACTGAGAAAATTGCTACAAGTTGCCAACAGAATGTCCAGTTGAGTAGTGGACAGAATCAAGAATGGCCAAGGGACTGTACCTTTACTGGTTCAAAAAGGAATAGAGATGGCGAAGTTAAGATGCTTTCGAACATAAATGGATTGAACAATCAG AGTGAGGCTTCCAAACATTACAGTTCCGGCTTGCTTCACCAATTTAGCTTGCCAAGCACCAGTGGTGAAATGGAAACGATTGAGAATCTTTTACATTTTCAGCAAGACTCAGGTGTTCCTTGCAGGACGCGGGCCAAAAGGGGTTTTGCCACTCATCCTCGAAGCATAGCAGAGAGG ATGAGACGAACACGCATAAGTGAGAGAATGAAAAAACTGCAGGATCTTTTCCCAAATATGGACAAG CAAGCAAACACAGCAGATATGTTAGACTTGGCAGTTGAATACATTAAAGACCTCCAGAAAGAAGTAAAG ACTCTGAACGAGACTCGGGACAGATGCACATGTTCGAGATGA